A region of Candidatus Megaera polyxenophila DNA encodes the following proteins:
- a CDS encoding HEAT repeat-containing protein, giving the protein MKRDTLHLLGRIAQDVKLPKVYEIAIDPLINLLTTTQQEDLLKDGVWTLGYVLKNIKEDKNGVTKVIYSLIEGLTSRDWYIRANSCWVLGHIAENVVYPEVFSILAQAITPLIAALRDNESKVRDNAAEVLGHMASNADEKVMIDLIQVIEPLIGMLKDKDWKVRDNAIWSLGQIAHKATPEILQQNLVKAVIPLTHLLNDKCCKVRSHSVDTISIIVNNINEPKIVKSVVESLVSLLKV; this is encoded by the coding sequence ATGAAACGGGACACGTTGCACCTTTTAGGTAGAATAGCGCAAGATGTTAAGTTACCTAAGGTATATGAAATAGCCATTGATCCTCTGATAAACTTACTAACAACCACTCAGCAAGAAGATTTATTAAAAGATGGTGTTTGGACGTTAGGTTATGTTCTTAAAAATATTAAAGAAGATAAAAATGGGGTAACTAAGGTTATCTATTCTTTAATTGAAGGATTAACAAGTAGAGATTGGTATATCAGAGCTAATTCTTGTTGGGTTTTAGGCCATATTGCTGAAAATGTAGTTTATCCAGAAGTTTTTTCTATTTTAGCACAAGCTATTACTCCTTTAATAGCAGCCTTAAGGGATAATGAGTCTAAAGTTAGAGATAATGCGGCGGAAGTACTAGGTCATATGGCAAGTAATGCTGATGAAAAAGTTATGATAGATCTAATACAAGTAATAGAACCTTTGATTGGAATGCTTAAAGATAAAGATTGGAAAGTAAGAGATAATGCTATCTGGTCTTTAGGTCAGATAGCTCATAAAGCAACTCCTGAAATATTACAACAAAATCTAGTTAAAGCAGTAATTCCACTTACTCATCTTTTAAACGATAAGTGTTGCAAGGTTCGTAGTCATAGTGTAGATACAATAAGCATTATAGTAAACAATATAAATGAGCCTAAAATTGTTAAAAGTGTTGTAGAAAGTCTTGTGTCTTTATTAAAGGTATAA
- a CDS encoding diaminobutyrate--2-oxoglutarate transaminase, producing the protein MIDNSNILNINGYESKNLVYRHSFPEVFDKAIGDFIYSVNNVEFLDFFMSAGSLNYGHNNPIIKKEIITYIENNGIINGLDFNTVARQNFINKFFEVIGDRFSNYKIFIAGPTGTNAVEAALKFVRNAKKRTNIICFSGSFHGMSLGSLAVSSSNFIRSAAQVHLYGSIFIPYPTGYMSIDNSLELIKKIIHDPLSGVDKPAAVLLEIVQGDGGINVAPREWLKSLYNICKESDILLIVDDIQAGCGRTGQFFSFDDYDIIPDVVILSKSISGIGLPMSLVLINSSFDVLDSGQHTGTFRGNQLAYVAATAALGFWLDNNFTNSLKDKILIFESYLMHIKNKFPSIEIRGKGMMWGLSFEDKPKLASLISKFCFNQGLLVETCGRNDGVVKLLPAITITNKNIEMGFKILESAIRSVI; encoded by the coding sequence GTGATTGATAATAGCAATATCCTTAATATAAATGGTTACGAGTCAAAAAATCTTGTTTATAGACATTCATTTCCTGAAGTCTTTGATAAAGCTATAGGTGACTTTATATATTCAGTTAATAATGTTGAGTTTTTAGACTTTTTTATGAGTGCTGGTAGTTTAAATTATGGACATAATAACCCTATAATAAAAAAAGAAATAATTACTTACATTGAAAACAATGGAATAATTAATGGATTGGATTTTAATACAGTTGCAAGACAAAATTTTATTAACAAGTTTTTTGAAGTTATTGGTGATAGGTTCAGTAATTACAAGATTTTTATTGCCGGTCCTACCGGGACTAATGCCGTAGAAGCGGCTCTTAAGTTTGTAAGAAATGCAAAGAAAAGGACTAATATCATTTGTTTTTCTGGAAGTTTTCATGGTATGAGTCTTGGCAGCCTTGCAGTCTCTTCATCAAATTTTATTCGTTCGGCTGCTCAAGTTCACTTATATGGTAGTATCTTTATTCCTTACCCTACTGGATATATGTCTATTGACAATAGTTTAGAGTTAATAAAAAAGATTATCCATGATCCTTTATCTGGTGTTGATAAACCTGCTGCTGTATTGTTAGAGATTGTACAAGGTGATGGCGGAATTAATGTTGCTCCTAGAGAGTGGCTAAAATCGTTATATAATATTTGTAAAGAAAGTGATATTTTATTAATAGTTGATGATATACAAGCAGGTTGTGGAAGAACAGGACAATTCTTTTCATTTGATGATTATGATATCATACCTGACGTTGTTATCCTATCTAAATCCATTAGTGGTATAGGGCTACCAATGTCTTTAGTTTTAATTAATAGCTCTTTTGATGTTTTAGATTCTGGTCAGCATACTGGTACTTTTAGAGGTAATCAGTTAGCATATGTAGCAGCCACTGCAGCCTTAGGTTTTTGGTTAGATAACAATTTTACTAATTCTCTTAAAGATAAAATATTAATTTTTGAAAGTTACTTGATGCATATCAAAAATAAGTTTCCTTCTATTGAAATAAGAGGTAAAGGAATGATGTGGGGATTAAGTTTTGAAGATAAACCAAAGTTAGCTAGTTTGATTTCAAAATTTTGTTTTAACCAAGGTTTATTAGTAGAAACTTGTGGTAGAAATGATGGCGTAGTTAAATTACTACCAGCAATTACTATAACTAATAAAAATATAGAGATGGGTTTTAAAATCCTAGAATCCGCTATTAGATCAGTTATCTAA
- a CDS encoding leucine-rich repeat, ribonuclease inhibitor subtype: protein MNKLDFKELINSIKDNSCKSISLQEVALTKQQINSILLTLLDNNSITYLNLSNNTIDNNNAYSVGKILFSNTTLKNLVLENCKLEDLTIRYITEGLKGNTCLSHLSLGANKIQIKGVEYVANIIADNNIIKFLNLGANKIGDTGVKIISQALVSNQVIDYICLYQNNIKNSGVKYIAKAVENSKVIRGLDLRNNCIGDIGAKNIAKMLQKNDVLQTLNLAVNNIFDKGIKYIFEALQANTSLLELYLHFNPINNLGASYIAQALSYNYTLHTLNLDYTIINKDGADKIYDSIAKNKTLKTFYLNFDAH, encoded by the coding sequence ATGAATAAACTAGATTTTAAAGAATTAATTAACAGTATTAAGGATAACTCCTGCAAGAGTATTTCTCTGCAGGAAGTAGCTTTAACTAAACAACAAATAAATTCTATTTTATTAACATTATTAGATAATAATAGTATAACATATTTAAATTTGAGTAATAATACAATTGATAATAATAACGCTTATAGTGTAGGTAAGATATTGTTTTCTAATACTACCTTAAAAAATTTGGTATTAGAAAACTGTAAACTTGAAGATTTAACTATTAGGTATATCACTGAGGGATTAAAAGGTAATACTTGTTTAAGTCATTTAAGTCTAGGAGCAAATAAAATACAAATAAAGGGAGTTGAATATGTAGCAAATATTATTGCAGATAATAATATTATTAAATTTTTGAATTTAGGTGCTAATAAAATTGGAGATACTGGAGTAAAAATCATATCTCAGGCTTTAGTTTCTAATCAAGTTATTGATTATATTTGTCTGTACCAAAATAACATTAAAAATTCTGGAGTGAAATATATAGCTAAAGCAGTTGAGAATAGTAAAGTTATTAGAGGTTTAGATTTACGTAATAATTGCATAGGTGATATTGGAGCAAAAAATATAGCTAAAATGCTACAAAAAAATGACGTATTACAAACTTTAAATTTAGCAGTGAATAATATTTTTGATAAAGGTATCAAATATATTTTTGAAGCTCTTCAGGCTAATACTTCATTATTGGAACTTTATTTACACTTCAACCCTATAAATAATTTGGGAGCTAGTTATATTGCGCAAGCTCTTAGTTATAATTACACTCTACATACTCTAAATCTTGATTATACAATCATTAATAAAGATGGTGCAGATAAAATCTATGATTCCATAGCTAAAAATAAAACTCTTAAGACATTTTATTTAAATTTTGACGCTCATTAA
- a CDS encoding aspartate racemase: MSRTIGIIGGSGPLASMDIEKKVFDIVKHNLYQPRDKNYPQLLIYQYTNFSTDILKREKQYIACSKILENAGVSNILIACHSAHIYLEKIKSEIKTEIIDIVQLTSNYLYNIYPNISKVGLLSTYTTLDSKLYHKALSQYNIEVIGPEEQSVMKLLKGIYLIKGGILYDEVIKNKLPEKYIALFSTAMEELIYRGCKHIILGCTELPLIFFSLQTLYPKITLIDPNVLIARFIFDQFYQVNERQNLNKMS; encoded by the coding sequence ATGAGTAGGACAATAGGAATAATAGGAGGTTCAGGACCTCTAGCATCAATGGATATAGAAAAGAAAGTTTTTGATATAGTTAAACATAACTTATATCAGCCTAGGGATAAAAATTACCCTCAGCTCTTAATATATCAGTATACCAATTTTTCTACTGATATATTAAAACGTGAGAAACAATATATAGCATGCTCTAAAATATTAGAGAATGCTGGGGTTAGTAATATATTAATAGCTTGTCATTCAGCTCATATATATCTAGAGAAAATAAAATCAGAAATTAAAACAGAAATAATAGATATAGTACAATTAACCTCAAATTACTTATACAATATATATCCTAACATAAGCAAGGTTGGATTATTATCTACTTACACTACTCTAGATTCTAAACTATATCATAAGGCTCTGTCACAATATAATATTGAAGTAATTGGACCAGAAGAACAATCAGTGATGAAATTATTAAAAGGAATATATCTGATTAAAGGAGGAATATTGTATGATGAAGTAATCAAAAATAAATTGCCAGAAAAATATATTGCATTATTTTCAACCGCAATGGAAGAACTAATTTACAGGGGGTGCAAGCACATTATTCTAGGGTGTACAGAATTGCCATTAATATTTTTTTCGCTCCAAACCTTATATCCTAAAATCACTTTAATAGACCCAAACGTGCTTATAGCAAGATTTATTTTTGATCAATTTTATCAAGTTAATGAGCGTCAAAATTTAAATAAAATGTCTTAA
- a CDS encoding sulfatase-modifying factor protein, which translates to MKKINSLYPLNNYNCSKNELLEYFKNSWQLSEILYSTIQDEESLYLNPDKSRLPLLFYLGHTAAFYINKMRITGLIQKGVNDSYEKLFAEGVDPAHPQYLRVVNKWPSYEEVRQYRAKVFEIVINVIENLNFDFIHQESKEYALLMSIEHDRIHFETSSVLIRQYCTDVLKKPKHWIYAPITNEQINQSMITVPNGYIVIGKPKGHPYFAWDNENGYLNVQVEAFVASRNLVSNKEFLNFVNNEGYYNSFFWSTEGWSWKIENKATHPRFWRFENDIYKYRTVFEEINIPWNWPVEVNFYEAEAYCNWLGNGTRLMKEEEFELMSQYSDVNREPFLQDNYNINMKFGSPCAVNFFESNSSCFNDVYGNVFQWLKTQFYPLPGFQTHNLYPHFSYPFFTPDHMMLKGGSWASTGTSASRYYRLWFRKHIYQHAGFRVVQDL; encoded by the coding sequence ATGAAAAAAATTAATAGTTTATATCCTTTGAATAATTATAATTGTTCAAAAAATGAGTTACTTGAGTATTTTAAAAATTCGTGGCAGTTATCAGAAATACTGTATAGTACTATCCAAGATGAAGAAAGTTTATATTTAAATCCAGATAAATCAAGACTTCCATTGTTGTTTTATTTAGGACATACTGCCGCATTTTATATAAATAAAATGCGCATTACTGGGCTAATTCAAAAAGGTGTTAATGATTCTTATGAAAAATTATTTGCTGAAGGTGTAGACCCAGCTCATCCTCAATATTTAAGAGTTGTTAATAAATGGCCTTCATATGAAGAAGTGAGACAGTATAGAGCTAAGGTGTTTGAGATTGTAATTAATGTAATAGAGAATCTGAATTTTGACTTTATTCATCAAGAAAGTAAGGAATATGCATTACTGATGAGTATTGAACATGACCGAATTCATTTTGAAACATCTTCTGTTTTAATTAGGCAATATTGTACTGATGTATTAAAAAAACCAAAACACTGGATATATGCACCAATCACCAATGAGCAAATTAATCAATCAATGATTACTGTTCCTAATGGTTATATTGTGATTGGAAAACCTAAGGGGCATCCTTATTTTGCCTGGGATAATGAAAATGGATACCTGAATGTTCAAGTTGAAGCTTTTGTAGCTAGTCGTAATTTAGTATCGAATAAAGAATTTCTTAACTTTGTTAATAATGAAGGTTATTACAATAGTTTTTTTTGGTCTACTGAAGGATGGTCTTGGAAAATAGAAAATAAGGCAACACACCCTCGATTTTGGAGATTTGAAAACGATATATATAAATACAGAACTGTTTTTGAAGAGATTAACATACCATGGAATTGGCCCGTAGAGGTTAATTTTTATGAAGCTGAAGCATACTGTAATTGGCTTGGAAATGGAACAAGGTTAATGAAAGAAGAAGAATTTGAGTTAATGAGTCAGTATTCAGATGTCAATCGAGAACCATTCTTACAAGATAACTATAATATCAATATGAAATTTGGCTCTCCTTGTGCTGTTAACTTTTTTGAATCTAACTCTAGTTGTTTTAATGATGTTTATGGTAACGTGTTCCAGTGGCTAAAAACTCAATTTTATCCCCTACCAGGATTCCAAACTCATAATTTATACCCGCATTTTTCTTATCCTTTTTTTACTCCTGATCATATGATGTTAAAAGGTGGTTCCTGGGCCAGTACTGGCACTAGTGCTTCAAGATATTATAGACTTTGGTTTCGTAAACACATTTATCAGCATGCAGGATTCCGAGTAGTACAAGATTTATAA
- a CDS encoding polyketide synthase produces MSSVYLKSTIKVEPLVWRWYAWPHLISPITAACNIVDRHLKIMRSYVQNPHIHAQAVKDPKMLGGPFLDLEELKTDKIRELIEYTNINCKKLIELSKAIREADLYLQEAKGGSLEDCYQLLPNMLRGYVELVYDLNNHPALRFIEPLIYKTYYDEQAQEVAISNTYNDFRKFVLSTPRLDDKAEVYLKIPFSDKKLDFLFSLKTNPCEVKDIINIFNIPNNKQDLFKSFFTDVSINNRFDNNYLGDGIRVRYFGHACILIQTKDISILFDPVISYSVVSDVPRYTFDDLPDRIDFVIITHNHQDHLVFETLLQLRYKVAHIIFPTNQKGFLADPSIKLILQYTGFRSLIELDELDIVPFKDGNITALPFLGEHSDLNIHAKLAYCINIKGKKLMFAADSNNLEEFLYDHIHELIGDVDMLFVGMECDGAPLTWLYGPLLSRPLNRAFDRSRQLSGSNFYKAWSIVKKLKCKSAYVYAMGQEPWLHHIMALSYTSDSIQIIESDKFVSACKSHGIASERLFAKKEWII; encoded by the coding sequence ATGAGTAGTGTTTATTTAAAATCAACTATAAAAGTTGAACCTTTAGTTTGGAGATGGTATGCGTGGCCTCATCTTATTTCTCCTATAACAGCTGCTTGTAATATTGTTGATAGGCATTTAAAGATTATGAGGTCTTATGTCCAAAATCCTCATATTCATGCTCAGGCAGTTAAGGATCCAAAAATGTTAGGAGGCCCATTTTTGGATTTAGAAGAACTAAAGACAGATAAAATAAGAGAGCTGATTGAATATACCAATATAAATTGTAAAAAATTAATAGAACTAAGTAAAGCAATAAGAGAGGCTGATCTTTACTTACAAGAAGCAAAAGGAGGATCTTTAGAAGATTGTTATCAGCTCTTGCCTAATATGCTTAGAGGGTATGTAGAATTGGTTTATGATTTAAACAATCACCCAGCATTAAGATTTATTGAACCATTGATATATAAAACTTATTACGATGAACAGGCTCAGGAAGTAGCTATTTCTAATACATACAACGATTTTAGAAAATTTGTGCTTAGTACTCCTAGATTAGATGATAAAGCAGAGGTATATCTTAAAATCCCGTTTTCTGATAAAAAATTAGATTTCCTATTTAGCTTAAAGACTAACCCTTGTGAGGTCAAGGATATAATAAATATTTTTAATATACCTAATAATAAACAAGACTTGTTTAAATCATTTTTTACTGATGTATCAATAAACAATAGATTTGATAATAATTACTTAGGCGATGGAATAAGAGTAAGATATTTTGGTCATGCATGTATTTTGATTCAAACTAAAGACATATCAATCTTATTTGATCCAGTAATCAGTTATTCAGTTGTTAGTGATGTTCCAAGATATACCTTTGATGATTTACCAGATAGGATAGATTTTGTCATTATTACTCATAATCATCAAGACCATTTAGTATTTGAAACTCTTTTGCAGTTAAGGTATAAAGTAGCTCATATTATTTTTCCAACTAATCAAAAAGGATTCTTAGCTGATCCTTCCATAAAACTGATTTTACAGTACACAGGCTTTAGATCTTTAATTGAACTTGATGAATTAGATATTGTTCCTTTCAAAGATGGTAATATTACTGCTTTACCTTTTTTGGGTGAACATTCAGATTTAAATATACATGCAAAACTGGCTTACTGCATAAATATTAAGGGTAAGAAATTAATGTTTGCTGCTGATTCAAATAATTTAGAAGAATTTTTATATGATCATATTCATGAATTGATAGGTGATGTTGATATGCTGTTTGTAGGTATGGAATGCGATGGAGCTCCTTTAACATGGTTATATGGTCCTTTGTTATCTAGGCCACTAAATCGTGCTTTTGATCGTAGCAGACAACTTTCTGGATCTAATTTTTATAAGGCATGGTCAATAGTAAAAAAATTAAAATGTAAAAGCGCTTACGTTTATGCTATGGGACAAGAGCCTTGGTTACATCATATTATGGCATTAAGTTATACATCTGATTCTATTCAAATAATAGAATCAGATAAGTTTGTTTCTGCTTGTAAAAGTCATGGCATAGCAAGTGAGAGATTATTTGCTAAGAAAGAATGGATAATATAA